CCTATTATTATTGAAGGTCTTAAAACTATCCAATTCTCAAACGATTCTATAACATACTTTTCTGCTTTGTATTTAGTAAGGTAATATTGTGATTTTGTTGTCCCAGAAGCACCTAAAGCACTCATCTGTATGAACCTTTTTACACCATATTTTAATGAATTATCTACCAAATTCTTAGTTGCCTCGTAATGATACTTCCAGAATGTTATACCTCTCTTTGGAAACTCTCTTATTATGCCGACAAGATTGAGAACCACATCAACATCTTTGAGGTAATGTGAATAACTTTCGGGAAGAGTTATATCACCGTTTATTATCTCTACATTCTTAAGGTAAGATTTATTAGGAAAACTCTTGAATATCTTTTCTAACTTACGATAATCTCTTATCAAAACCTTTACATTAACATTTTTCTGGAGTATTTTTTCAAGAACATTTCTACCTACAAAACCCGTAGCACCTGTTATAAATACATTCATAACAGTCAAATTTTAATCAAAAAAACCACAGAAAATCCAAGAAATTTTTAATATCTTGGTTTGATTAAGTGAAAGATAGTGTAAAGAGTGAT
This window of the Spirochaetota bacterium genome carries:
- a CDS encoding NAD(P)H-binding protein produces the protein MNVFITGATGFVGRNVLEKILQKNVNVKVLIRDYRKLEKIFKSFPNKSYLKNVEIINGDITLPESYSHYLKDVDVVLNLVGIIREFPKRGITFWKYHYEATKNLVDNSLKYGVKRFIQMSALGASGTTKSQYYLTKYKAEKYVIESFENWIVLRPSIIIGPDGEFTRLIYSMVRIGIVPIIGDGSYVIRPISITTLSNFISYLITEPSINKKEFNLVGPKEYTYKEFIDTFASAIGKRNYTKVHLPVPLVRFFASIFGRFRFFPITSENLDMLLKGNTFYFDVLEKMPIKNIPIEEEIKKLRYER